CATAGAGATCGCACAGTTGGTGCATGGCAAAGATCGTAAGCCTGCATCCCTTCCTTATAAGCCTCAGTTAGATTGCTACGCATTGGTAAAACTTGGTAAACGATATTAGAAAATCTAACACAACAGCCCAACTTGTCTTAGAAACGTCTTAGAGCAAATAATCATCAATTATTTGTCATTAAATTTAAATGAATAAGTATTTGTACTCATTACTGTTAACGTGTTTTCAAGGTTTCAGGAGTTTGCTTGGCGCGTTGTTATATATTGAAAGGGTATCTGCCCGTTAGTTAGCTGTCGTTATGCAAAAATGGTTTAATACCGCTGGTCCTTGTAAAGCTGATATTCACTACATGTTGCCTGCAAGTGAGCGCTTGCCTGAGCTAGAGAAGTTGATCGCTCAGGAGAATTACTTTGTAATACATGCGCCAAGGCACACAGGTAAAACAACGGCAATGATCAACCTCGCAAAAGAATTGACTGAGAGTGGTCAATACGTTGCAGTGATGTTATCGGTTGAAGTAGGTGCAGCATTTCCCCATGATCCCCACTTAGCGCAGAATAGTATTTTAAATAGTTGGTGGAACCAAGTACGTTTCTTGCAGTTGCCATTACCGAATCCCTCACAAATTCAAAAGGAAACAGGTGTTAGTCAACTTGACTTGCAAACGGTCTTACAGGCTTGGTCAATGGCATCGGCTTTGCCGCTAGTTGTTTTTGTAGATGAAATTGATGCTTTGAGTGACGAAACTCTAATTTCGGTGCTAAGACAGTTTCGTTCTGGTTATCCCAATCGTCCGAAGGGATTTCCTCAGTCGTTGGCGTTGATTGGCATGAGAGATGTGAGGGATTATAAATATGCATCAGGAGGGAGCGATCACCTGCAATCTTCGAGTCCATTTAATATCAAAGTTCAATCTTTTACTTTGAGTAACTTTACACTTGAGGATGTGAGAAAGCTATATCAGCAACATACAGAAGCCACAGGACAAATATTTACACCAGAAGCAGTTGATTTAGCCTTTCATTTGACGCAAGGTCAGCCATGGTTGGTGAATGCGATCGCTAAGGAAATTGTGGAATATATAGTTAAAGATCCGAATACCCAAATTACTGCTGAGTTAGTAAATCAAGCGAAAGAAATACTGATTAAGAGACAGGATACACATCTGGATAGTCTTGCAGAAAGATTAAGA
This window of the Pseudanabaena sp. ABRG5-3 genome carries:
- a CDS encoding AAA-like domain-containing protein, which produces MQKWFNTAGPCKADIHYMLPASERLPELEKLIAQENYFVIHAPRHTGKTTAMINLAKELTESGQYVAVMLSVEVGAAFPHDPHLAQNSILNSWWNQVRFLQLPLPNPSQIQKETGVSQLDLQTVLQAWSMASALPLVVFVDEIDALSDETLISVLRQFRSGYPNRPKGFPQSLALIGMRDVRDYKYASGGSDHLQSSSPFNIKVQSFTLSNFTLEDVRKLYQQHTEATGQIFTPEAVDLAFHLTQGQPWLVNAIAKEIVEYIVKDPNTQITAELVNQAKEILIKRQDTHLDSLAERLREDRVRIIVEPILSGQELVNTPEDDLRYVLDLGLCNRDSRGGIQIANPIYREVIPKVLASITIASLTSIAPTWLDNDGNLNAQALLDSFILFWRQHGEPLFGSTPYPEIAPHIVLMAFLHRVVNGGGTLEREYAIGSGKMDICLRYGKLTLAMELKVWRDHRPDPLKEGLPQLDKYLSGLSLDTGWLVIFDRRSGLPPLSDRTTTENVVSPAGREIIVIRG